TTTGAAGCTCGCAGAGAAGATTTTGAGATGGCTGAAAAAGCGATGAAATTTGCAAGGGAGGAAATTAAAAAGAAGCCATTCATGCTTATTCTTGATGAAATAAATGTTGCAGTTGATAAAAATCTTGTAAAAGTTGAGGATGTCATGGAGCTTATAGAGGAAAGAGGAGAAACAAATATAATTCTTACTGGAAGAAATGCAAGAAAGGAAATAATAGAAATTGCAGATATTGTAACTGAAATGAAAAATATAAAGCATTATTACGAAAAAACAGGAGAAACAATTGAGGGAATTGAGTTCTAAGGTTAGTTTTGATTTACAACAAAATTAAATATTCAATTTTAACACTATTATGAAATATCATGAAAAAATAATGCTAGAAAACATAAAAAATATTTGGATAGAAATAATAGCCATAAAAGGATGTATAGAAAATCTTTTGTAAAAGGTGTTGTCTCCCTCTCCTTTATTAAATTATTACTGGCATTTTGTCAACCAAACTTCTCCTTCTATTCCATCATAAATCTGCGGATGTTGTGTTCTCCCCTCGCTCTCTACACGAGGTTTTGCATAGTAAAATGCTTCTTCTGCAGATACCCAGCCATCTTTAGTGCCAGTAAATTCATCTGTTTTAATTCCATCAGCTTTTCCTCTTAATCCTTCCAATAGATAGTATGAAAATACTCCGTACCATTTATTAACGGATTTAAATACTCTTCCCCAAGAAACTTCATCTTCCTTTGATGACGTTAAGATAATTCTTCCTTCTTTTGGTAAAGAGGTGTTTGTTATAAGTCTACCGGAAAAACAACCCTCA
This window of the Thermoplasmatales archaeon genome carries:
- a CDS encoding cob(I)yrinic acid a,c-diamide adenosyltransferase gives rise to the protein MKGKVIVLTGDGKGKTTSAFGCALRAAGHGKRVVVIQFMKAKPSGEEMVKVGNIEVFKFGGDFVFEARREDFEMAEKAMKFAREEIKKKPFMLILDEINVAVDKNLVKVEDVMELIEERGETNIILTGRNARKEIIEIADIVTEMKNIKHYYEKTGETIEGIEF